Below is a genomic region from Macaca thibetana thibetana isolate TM-01 chromosome 1, ASM2454274v1, whole genome shotgun sequence.
TCTACAACCAATCAACCACATGGGTGGGGACCAGGAAGTTAGTTTGCTGGGGATTGCATGCTCCAAATACTTCTGCAGTCTCCAGCTCTTTCCTTCCCTCAGCCCCAGTCGTGGGGCTGTAACTGGGAAAAGTCACTAAGGGAGCTTTGTTTCCACAGCTCCCTAATCCTGTAATGTTGCCCAAGTTTAACGTTGGGAAAGGAAATATCTAAAACCTCACAGCATACAAACCGCTGCTCAAAAGTAGGCTGTGGTACCCAGAGGAGAGGAAGGGCGAGGGTCCCCCTGGAGAAGGGAAAGGGCGGTGCGGCTGACTTTTTTTGGCAGGGTCTAGACACTACATAAAGCTTTCCACATCTGGGCCCCAACATTCATTCCCTTaatctctttcattcattcagactCCATTGTGACTGGACTGAGACCCACACCGACTGCTGACACAGTTGACCAAAATTTAGTCACTGCCCTGGGACCCCAAATTATAATATGGAGGGGGACATAAAGAGGCTCAGAGGATGTCCCTATATTTGGGGACATGAAACTGACCATCCCTCCTTGGTGGCCTAATCCAGCTAGAGCAGGTAAGTCCTGTGCAAACTGCCCTTCTCAGTGGTTCTGAAAACCCTGGTCCTTCCCTTGCACAACCAAACCACATCTCAAGCACAATGCATCAAAAACTGGCTCCCCCCATCTCAGGCCTGCACACAGACTTCAGGCAAGGCCTGGGACCCCATTTCCCTCCAACAACCTGAGTGTCTAAACCTCAGGGCCTTAGGCTATCCCTAAGCAGTGCTACCAAATACAGCCTGACACAATCTCTTGCTTCCTCCCTTTAAAAGCTATCTCAAGCTCTCTAAGCCTGGGAGAGGGAGCTGTGGGCCTGTTCCCTTTTCCCCCACAGTGCTAACCTGGCAGTAAAAGAGAATCTTCATTAAGAGCATGGTTTTGCCCTTTGGCCCAGCTTTGAACCCTAGCTTTTCCACTTACTCACTGTATGACCTGGGCAACTTGTGGCCTCCACTCTAAAAATGGAATTCTTGTGAGCTGGTTAATGCATGCAAACTGTTCAGTAGTGTATTTCAAgtggtaagcactcaataaatggcacCCCAACAACAGGGTCTACATGGCCTTTCTAGCCAAACCTTCCAACTTGGTGGCCAAGTGCCCTGGACAGTTCATTTTAGGTGCGTCTGGAATAATGGTCTGCTTCTAGATTTTGCTGCACACACTAGAGCCAAAAGCGACTCTGAAGGGGCTTCAGTTGCTTATACTGGCTCCCAGGTTTCCCAGACTCTCTCATCTCTGGAGAGAAGCCACTGCTAAACCAAGTCAAACACAGACAGGGCCCATGAACCTACCTGGTCTCCTCACACCATTGTAACAAAACACCTGGGGATgagcagaaagaaaacaggacATGATTGGGATTTCACTCAAGAATGTGTCTTTATTGAagaatttgtaagaaaaaagGATGTGCCCTCTGTAAAAAGAGGAGATGTTGCCTCCGAACAGCAGGGAGGAATGAGAGCTGGGTGGCTTCCCAGAAGTCAGTGTTTCCGGCATGACTGGCTCCTTTCCTGCAAGCACTACAGTGTGTCACACTACAGCTAGcagctcctccccactccctcccagcccttcctccctccaccccacaacccTACAGCCATTTGAGGCAAATGGCTTTTTAAAGGCCCAGGGATAGATGTGCCAGGCTTGCCTCTTAATGGGGTCAAAGTGGGTTTTGCTTTGGAAAAATTCAAACAGGAATGTAAAAGGTTTGAGCTCTTTCTAGTCCAACAAAGGGTGATTACATCTGGCCCCTCTCAAGGGAAAGGGAGCAGAGACTGTCGCTCCTGAATGTGCACACATGGGGTAAATGGACTGTACCACAGTCTGCTCTTTATTTGAATGGAGAATGGAAACAGGTTATAAGAATATATAACATCCATGTTCAAGAGTCACTGAGTTCTGGAGGGCAGAGGGAGCACAGAGGCCTGCTGACTCCAACAGTGCTTCTGCTGGCTATCCTCGAGTCCTAGGGATGGTTACTCCTCTCCAGCTGGAAGATTGTCCTCAATCCGCCTGATGAATCTCATCCGGATTTCTGTCACACCGTCTCCTTTCAGGGTGTCCTGGACAAACTTTGCCTCCACAGCCATCTGGACCTGGGGGATAGGGGGAAAATGAAGGGGTAACTGCCTGGCCACAGCCTCTAGGGAACCAGTGGGGATGGGGCATAACTGACTCATCCACGGCAGCCAAAAAAGCGGGGCTGGTTTCCCACAAGGACAGGATTGACAGCGCCAATGTTCTGTTGCATAAGACAATGGCTCCAACCCTTAAGGAGAAACTTAGCAAAGAATACCCAAGAAAGAGACTGTCACCAAATAAGCCTATCTGAGAATGGATGTTCCTGGGCTTTGGGGACTGACAGCACCACCTTCCAGCCTGGTATGGAGGAGCATCACCATGTAGAGATGTCCAACTTGGATCCTACCTCAGCAGACTCACCATCTTAGACAGTAAAGTGCTGGGGTGAGCCAAAGCcctgaattttctctctttcattcattcacttatcaaGTCTCTATTGCATTTCAGGTGTCCCAGAAGATAAAGAGCTGCACTCACCATCTCCAAAGCTCCCCGCAATACCCCACACAAGAGATTGGAATAAATAAGGGATGAGTGGTTATCAGGAAGTTCCACAAAGTCCACCAAGGGGTTATTTTCCAAAATGAGGGAGAATTCATCACCAGCTGGGCTCCAATTAGTAATGCTTGGAGTGATGCCCAAGTACATCTTGAACGCCACCTGTCAGGGGACACAAAACAGCGCTTTAGGGAAGAGCAGCAGGAACTGTACCACTGGGAAGGTGACAGAACTGGCAAAGGGGAAGTAAGTGGCTCAGGAACAAACCTGTGGCCGCCGCAAGATGACGCTTTGGACACTCAGGGCAACAAAGGAGAAGCATCTGTACGTGATGCTGCACCCCTCTCCTTCACGGCATCATACAATTTTGGCTGtcgctttgttttgttttcccaaaaatatttttctttcttaggcaTCATACAAGTAAGCAACAACTCACTCACTGTCTGCCTGTACTTCTCAGTGGAAGGGAGCACTAGTCTTCCTCTGCCTGAGTGCAGAGGCCCCTAACCCACTTCCCTGTCCTCTGTCTGTGCTACCTGAATGTACCTTCTTAAAAGTGAAAACACATTACTGGGCAGAGAAAAAGTCCTACCCTATCTGCCCTCCTAATTCCAAACTCTCACAAAGCTCTCTCCACTGTCAATCCTCTTTAGGATTTGGGTATGGCCAGCAAGCTTACAACAGAAAGACCAACTTCAGGTAACTGACACCACAAAGTTATGGGTGCTATGTCATTTATTAATACTGTAATAGACAGCACTAACACTAGTAATAGTAAACATTTACTATATGCACACTATGCTAAACACTAGCATTTAACCTAAATGTTCGTGTCCATTATTGATTTACACCTTAAAACAGCCCTGTGGGTAGCTCTTATTTTCTTCAGGTTAAAGATTAGGTAACTggtgccaggtgcggtggttcatgcctgtaatcccaatactctgggaggccaaggtgggcagatcacctgaggctggaagttcgacaccagcctgaccaacacggcgaaaccctgtctctacctaaaatacaaaattaaaattagccaggcatggtggtgcatgcctgtaatcccagctactcgagaggctgagccaggagaattgcttgaacccagggggcggaggttgcggtgagccgagatcatgccattgcactctagtccaggcaacaagagcgagactcagtctcaaaaaaaaaaaaaaaaaaggatgaggtcaCTGgtaattaaagaaatttaaaataacttacctAAAAACACATAACTAGTAAGTACTGAAGCCAGGTTTGTGagtctatattcttttttttttttttttgagacggagtctcgctctgtcacccagacttgagtgcagtgacctgattttggctcactacaacctccacctcctgggttcaagcaattctctgcctcagcctcccgagtagctgggattacaggcacctgccaccacgcccagcaaatttttgtatttttagtagagacggggtttcaccattttggccagactggtcttgaactcctgacctcatgaaccacccgccttggcctcccaaagtgctgggattacaggcatgagctaccacgcccaatCAAGTCTGTATTCTTTGCCCCCATGCTACTCTGCTACACCTTCACAGTGGAAAAGCTCAGGCTTTTATTTCAGTGGAGCTTTAATCCATGGGGATTAAATAATCTATGCTATTCCTTAATGACCTGGAACGCTTTTTTGACCCAAAGAGCTGCCTAGCCAGCCTTTTGGGAGATTAAAGGCTCTCTAAGGGAGCTAGAAAGAGCGGTAAGCAGTGCCTCCCAGCAGCAATTCTTCAGCATGGACAGGTGGCCCAGAATAATGACCTTGGCAATGACATCCGCAGTTTCCCGAAAGTCATGGCACCTCCCGACATTTGACCGAGCCAAGAAATCTTCAATCAGCCGGACTCCAATGTTAAAGCCCCTGGGAAGGAAGTTAGAGAAGAGATTATGATGGAGTCTAAATGTCTTTTGTTTGAACATAAGGTTGTTGGTAGTAAagggaaaatggggataatctcAAAAACATCCCAGTAAATGAGTTTAGTGAGAAATGTACCCAAAATGTTGGCTGAGAAAGACAGAGAACCCTGTTTTAAGCTCTAAAGGACAATGTAGACTCAATGTGCTGGGAGGCCCCATTTCTGTCTCTCCTGTGAAGGAGCTCACTCACATTTTGTCCAGCTGTTTATTCACATCTTCATCATTTTCATAGTCCTTGCATAGCTGGGTGACCAGAGCACCATAGGTCAGGGTGAAGAGCTCAGAGCTCTAAAAGAGATTCAAAAGGCAGTTGGGACCAAGTGGCACAAAAGAGAAAGTGTGGTGAGAGTCTGTATCAGCCTTGATGCAACTGTCAGGATTCCCTCTAAGTGTGTCTAGAGGAAAATAACATCATCCCTATGGAGGAGCCAGAAAATCTGGCCCACAAGGTCAAAGTGGCAGGGCTGCAGCCAGAACTACTGCAAAATGGGCTGTAAAAGGCACCTCACACACTAAGCAATCACTCTTCCAACACACCAAGGTAGGCTTCAGTCAACCCAAGTCTCCACCACAGCTGTCAAGCCTCAGGTCAGGTCACCAGAATCTGGTATGGGAGCAACAGTCATTCACTAGAAGCTGTGAAACACTGAAACAGACATTTACAAACTCATCTCTGTGGCTGGCAGATGTGACCAATGGCTTCCACATGTCTTAGAATGTCCTGGCCTAGAGTAAACTGCACTCCCAAGGCCCCTCCCAGGAGAAACAGAGGACCCGGGGCCCAGTctatggggaaggaaggaagtcccAGACCAAGTTCATCACCCTGATGACAACCCCTTTCCAAAGTcaccagcatgggagaaaataatgTTCCTCTTAACGCACAGCCAAAATATTTCCAGGAAAAGAGGTGACTCTTCAGAATCAACTGGTTCCTATTACAATAGCAGCTAAAATCACAGAAACCCTTTCTCAGATGAAGAATtctggggctgggagcagtggctcatgcttgcaataccagcactttgggaggccgaggcgggtagatgacaaggtcaggagactgagaccatcctggctaacacgctgaaaccccgtctctactaaaaatacaaaaaattagctgggcgaggtggcgggcacctgtagttccagctactcgggaggctgaggcaggagaatggcgtgaacccgggaggcggagcttgcagtgagccgaaatcgcgccactgcactccagcctgggtgacagagcgagactccgtctcaaaaaaaaaaaaaaattctgtcaccTATCTACCAAGAAATCAATGTAGAAGGTGAAATGAGTGACAAATACCAAGACCACAGAATGAAAGCAGCAGGCAGGGTGAAAGGTATTATCAGGGTTAAAGCAAGAAACATATTAACAGCACATCTGGACCAATGGATTAACTCAGAAATAAGGCTGAAAAATCAGGATAACCACCCACTGACTTCCTTCTGAATGGAGGCTTGTCAGATTTGAAGCAAAGAACCTTGTCAGATTCGAAGCAAAGAAGCTTCCTCTCTTCAAGTTTTCTGGGGAAGAAAGTGTAAGAAATATAAAAGCCCAGGCTCTCAGAACCCAATGCTCCTCATGCCATCCCCATGACCTGATGATGGGGGCATTACAAGAATaacaatttgaatgccttttgcTTAAATACTGCATTCTACTTGTATCTTATTATCTATCCCATGATAACACAGTAATCTAGGAAAGGCAAGAATTAATCccactttagagatgaggaaactgagacccagaatgGTTAAAGAATGTGcccaagggccgggcgcggtggctcaagcctgtaatcccagaactttgggaggttgagacaggtggatcacgaggtcaggagatcgagaccatcctggctaacacagtgaaaccccgtctctactaaaaaatacaaaaaactagccaggcgaggtggcgggtgcctgtagtccagctactcgggaggctgaggcaggagagtggcgtaaacccgggaggcggagcttgcagtgagctgagatcacaccactgcactccagcccgggcaacagagtgagactctgtctccaaaaaaacaaaacaaaacaaaacaaaacaaaacaaaaagaatgtgcCCAAAGACAAACAGCTAATTATTGAAATAAgtaatttggggagaaaaaaatcaaagatttcCAAGCCAGAGG
It encodes:
- the TRAPPC3 gene encoding trafficking protein particle complex subunit 3 isoform X1; amino-acid sequence: MSRQANRGTESKKMSSELFTLTYGALVTQLCKDYENDEDVNKQLDKMGFNIGVRLIEDFLARSNVGRCHDFRETADVIAKVAFKMYLGITPSITNWSPAGDEFSLILENNPLVDFVELPDNHSSLIYSNLLCGVLRGALEMVQMAVEAKFVQDTLKGDGVTEIRMRFIRRIEDNLPAGEE
- the TRAPPC3 gene encoding trafficking protein particle complex subunit 3 isoform X2; amino-acid sequence: MGFNIGVRLIEDFLARSNVGRCHDFRETADVIAKVAFKMYLGITPSITNWSPAGDEFSLILENNPLVDFVELPDNHSSLIYSNLLCGVLRGALEMVQMAVEAKFVQDTLKGDGVTEIRMRFIRRIEDNLPAGEE